A window of the Alnus glutinosa chromosome 4, dhAlnGlut1.1, whole genome shotgun sequence genome harbors these coding sequences:
- the LOC133865415 gene encoding glutathione S-transferase TCHQD isoform X1, with the protein MQLYHHPYSLDSQKVRLALEEKIIDYTSYHVNPITGKNMDSSFFRMNPSGKLPVFKNGAHIIFSTIEIIQYIERIAIVSSGGDNIPSSGREVVDWMQKIQDWNPKFFTLSHIPEKYRFCVSKFIRRVVIARMAEYPDLATAYHQKLREAYETEDKLKNQDVLRRNKEHLIRLLDEVETQLNETAYLAGEEFSMADVILIPVLARLVLLNLEDEYISSRPNIAEYWFLVKRRPSYKKVIGKYFDGWKRYKTLIKTWCFVRIRSMLKRY; encoded by the exons ATGCAGCTGTATCATCACCCATACTCTTTGGATAGCCAAAAGGTGAGACTTGCCCTGGAAGAGAAAATTATCGATTACACTTCATACCATGTCAATCCTATAACAGGCAAGAACATGGATTCCTCATTCTTCAGGATGAATCCAAGTGGAAAACTCCCTGTTTTCAAGAATGGTGCTCACATCATTTTCAGCACTATTGAGATAATCCA gtATATAGAAAGAATTGCTATTGTCTCGTCAGGTGGTGACAACATCCCCTCTAGTGGCAGAGAAGTTGTTGATTGGATGCAGAAGATACAAGACTGGAACCCTAAGTTCTTCACACTTTCCCACATCCCAGAGAAGTACCGGTTCTGTGTGTCCAAATTCATAAGGCGGGTGGTGATTGCTCGGATGGCTGAATATCCTGATCTAGCTACAGCTTACCATCAGAAGCTAAGAGAAGCATATGAGACAGAAGACAAGTTGAAAAACCAGGATGTTTTGCGACGGAACAAGGAGCATTTAATTAGACTtcttgatgaagtggaaacacAGCTGAACGAAACAGCGTATTTAGCAGGGGAAGAATTTAGCATGGCAGATGTGATACTCATTCCAGTGCTGGCTCGCTTAGTGCTCTTGAATTTGGAAGATGAGTATATAAGCAGCAGGCCAAACATTGCTGAGTACTGGTTTTTGGTGAAGCGGAGGCCTAGTTATAAAAAGGTTATTGGTAAGTACTTCGATGGCTGGAAGAGGTACAAAACACTAATAAAAACTTGGTGCTTTGTTCGTATCAGAAGCATGCTAAAAAGATATTGA
- the LOC133865415 gene encoding glutathione S-transferase TCHQD isoform X2 produces MLVKSCSCIITHTLWIAKRMNPSGKLPVFKNGAHIIFSTIEIIQYIERIAIVSSGGDNIPSSGREVVDWMQKIQDWNPKFFTLSHIPEKYRFCVSKFIRRVVIARMAEYPDLATAYHQKLREAYETEDKLKNQDVLRRNKEHLIRLLDEVETQLNETAYLAGEEFSMADVILIPVLARLVLLNLEDEYISSRPNIAEYWFLVKRRPSYKKVIGKYFDGWKRYKTLIKTWCFVRIRSMLKRY; encoded by the exons ATGTTAGTAAAATCATGCAGCTGTATCATCACCCATACTCTTTGGATAGCCAAAAG GATGAATCCAAGTGGAAAACTCCCTGTTTTCAAGAATGGTGCTCACATCATTTTCAGCACTATTGAGATAATCCA gtATATAGAAAGAATTGCTATTGTCTCGTCAGGTGGTGACAACATCCCCTCTAGTGGCAGAGAAGTTGTTGATTGGATGCAGAAGATACAAGACTGGAACCCTAAGTTCTTCACACTTTCCCACATCCCAGAGAAGTACCGGTTCTGTGTGTCCAAATTCATAAGGCGGGTGGTGATTGCTCGGATGGCTGAATATCCTGATCTAGCTACAGCTTACCATCAGAAGCTAAGAGAAGCATATGAGACAGAAGACAAGTTGAAAAACCAGGATGTTTTGCGACGGAACAAGGAGCATTTAATTAGACTtcttgatgaagtggaaacacAGCTGAACGAAACAGCGTATTTAGCAGGGGAAGAATTTAGCATGGCAGATGTGATACTCATTCCAGTGCTGGCTCGCTTAGTGCTCTTGAATTTGGAAGATGAGTATATAAGCAGCAGGCCAAACATTGCTGAGTACTGGTTTTTGGTGAAGCGGAGGCCTAGTTATAAAAAGGTTATTGGTAAGTACTTCGATGGCTGGAAGAGGTACAAAACACTAATAAAAACTTGGTGCTTTGTTCGTATCAGAAGCATGCTAAAAAGATATTGA